Below is a genomic region from Caulobacter rhizosphaerae.
TGCCGTCCGGATACAGCACGACGTTCAGCAGCAGGTTGCCGTTCTTGCTGACGATGTCGGCCAGCATGGCGATCACTTCCGACGTGGTCTTGTATTTGAAGCCGTCGCTGTAGAACCAGTCGCCGTTGGAGGTGTCGGTCTGCCACGGCAGCGGATTGATGCCGTTCAGGACCCCGCGCTCGACGTCCTGGACCGCCCATTCCTTGTGGAATTCGCCCGAACCCAGGTCCTTGCAATTGTACACGGCCTCGAGCTTGCCGCCGCGGGCGATGCTGCTGTTGTACATGTGCGCGACCAGGCTTCGCCCGACCACGCCGAACGGCAGCCCGCCGTCCGAGTACAGCAAGTCCGGCTCGTAGGTGTCGAGCAGGTCACGGATGCGGTCGAACCAGATCTGATGGAAGCTCGGATCCTTGGTGTACCAGGTGTCGCCGCTGCCCCGGTAAGGCTCGTTGTGCGGCGGGTGGTAGAGGTCGGCGTACCGCGGGTCGGCGCCGTCGTAGGCCACGCCGTTCTCGGGCCAGGTCTGGTTGTAGAGATGGCTGGGGTGATACCAGTTATGGCTGGCCCCCAGGTGCTCCGACACCCCGAACCGCAGCTTGCGCTTGCGCGCGGCCGCCTTCCACGCGCCGACGATGTCGCGCTTGGGCCCCATGGCCGCGGCGTTCCAGCGGTGGTGCTTGGAGTTCCAGAGGTCGAAGTTGTCGTGGTGCACGCCCATGCTGACGAAGTACTTGGCGCCGGCGGCGGCGTACTTGTCCATCAGCGCTTCGGGATCGAACTTCTCCGCCGTCCACAGCGGAATGATGTCCTTGTAGCCGACCTTGGAAGGCTGGCCGTAGGTCTTCAGGTGGTGGTCGTAGTGTGGATGGCCGGGAACGTACATGTACCGTGCGTACCAGTCGCCCTGGCGCGGCACGGCCTGTGGCCCCCAGTGCGCCCAGATCCCGAACTTGGCGTCACGGAACCAGTCCGGCGCTTGATAGGTCTTCAGGGAGCCGGGTTCCGGACCGAACGGGCCCTTGGTGATCGGCAGCCGATAGTCGGGCGCCGGCAGCTTGGCGCAGGCGTCCGCGGACGGCGCGTCCTTGGCCTGCGCGGCTCCGGCCAGGCCCAGCGCCGCCAGCGCCGGGACGCCCAGGAAGGTTCGCTTGTTCAAGGTCACCATGTTCACTCCCCAACGTTCTCAACTGTTCGCAAAGCGGTTCTATTGGCCGTCCGAATGAAGCACGCGCCCGAAGAACGGGAGCACGTTGCTCTGGAAGCGGCTGGCGACGGCGCTGCCGTGATCGCCGCTGTAGATCTCGAAGGTGTTCCTGACGCCGAACGCCTCCATGCGCTCGTGCAGGGCCGCGGCGTCGACGCGCAGCCCGTCCCGATCGCCCACGTCGATGGCGATCGCCTGGTAGCGCCTGAGGTTGAAGACGTACTGGTCCAGCATGCTCAGGGGCGCGTTGGCGGCCCAGCGGGCCAGCACCGACCGGTCTTCGACGCCGTTCGATGTCGGCAGATCGACATAGAAGGGCGGCTTCTTCGGGTTCGGCGACCAGGCGGCGGCGACCGCGAAGGTGGCGCGCGGGAGGAAGTCGAGCCTGGCCGCCGCCTCCCGGGTCGTGACGCCCTCGACCACCGCGGCGGTCTCCGCGGGCGGCGCCTCTCGGGCCGAAAGGCAGCACGGGCTCATGATGTACAGGGCGCCGAAGGTCTCGGGATATTTCATGCCGATCCGCGCGACGCCGTAGCCGCCCATCGAGTGGCCGGCCAGGCCGCGGCTCCGGCGATCCGGAAGGGTGCGGTAGTGAGCGTCGACATAGGCGATCAGGTCGCGGGTCAGGAACCCTTCCCAGTCGCCCGTCGTCACCGAGCTCGAATACATCGAGCCATTGTGCAGGGTCTGGGTGTCGGGCAGGACGACGATCATGCCGGGCGCGCCCGCGGCGAAGGCGCTCTCGGCGGTCCGCGGGGTCTGGAGCAATCCCGCGAACCCGTCGGCGGTCAGGCCGTAGCCATGCAGCGCATAGACGACCGGATAGCGGCGCGCCTTGTCGGCGGCGTAGCCGGGCGGGAGATAGACCACGACGTCCCGGTCGGTCGCCTCGCCTTCGAGATTGCCCTCCAGGGCCGCGCCGTGGACCTTGATGCGCTCGACGATCACGGCCTTGGCGCTCGCCGCTACCGGCGCCGCGGCCGCCAACAGAATGGCCATCGCCTTGGAAGCCCAAACCGTCTTCATCTGTCTCCCCGCCTCCTTCATGGGTGGAAGCCCAAACCGCTTCACCGCTTGTGCTTCTCACGCCCCTGTTCAGGGCTTCGCCGAGGGTCAGTTCGGATTGCCGACCGGAATGATCGCCGCGCCCTGGGCGGCCCCGAACTTGATCCGCAGGACCTGCTGGCGATCGACGAGGTTGAGGCCATTGTCGGTCTGGTCGCCGTTCCAGACCCGCCGGAAGATCCATTTCCCGTTCTCGAACCGACCCTCCTCGACGCGGAGCATCTGGCCGCTTTCGGGCTTGGACGGCTCGAACTTCACGCGGGTGTTGAAACCGGTCAGCAGGTAGTCGCCCGGTCCCAGCTCGGCGATCGCGGCGCCGCCCACGGGCTGGGGATTGCCGGTCGGCTTGTCCCCGCCGAACTGCCATTGGCCGAAGGTGGCGATGGCGCGATAGGGGCCGAGCTCCATCACCTGGGTGTGGTTGGCCTTGGGGTCAGTCGGCTCGGAGACGCCCCAGGTCTTGCCCGCGAACGCCAGGGCCGCCCACTCGCGCGCCATCGGCTCGAACAGGGTGTAGTTGCGGGCGAACAGCTTGGCCTTGGACTCGTCGAAGTCCTTGGCCCCGAGCGGGTAGTTGTAATAGCCGGTGTCGTCCATGCCGAACGGCGAGAACCCGATCGCGCCCTTGCCGATGGTCGCGAAGAAATAGCGCGCGAACTCGGTGTCGTTGCCGGTTTCAGGCACGAAGAGCGCGTTGTCGGGCCTGGCGTAAAAGTCCAGATAGGCCAGGTACGCCGCATGGTCGCGGACATAGATGTCGGGCGCGACCAGGTCGATCGACGGCGCGGCGGCCTTGTAGACATCGATCACGTGATGCACGGGGCCGCCGCTGGCGTAGGTCGTGGCCGGCTGCCGGCCGAA
It encodes:
- a CDS encoding alpha-L-fucosidase → MVTLNKRTFLGVPALAALGLAGAAQAKDAPSADACAKLPAPDYRLPITKGPFGPEPGSLKTYQAPDWFRDAKFGIWAHWGPQAVPRQGDWYARYMYVPGHPHYDHHLKTYGQPSKVGYKDIIPLWTAEKFDPEALMDKYAAAGAKYFVSMGVHHDNFDLWNSKHHRWNAAAMGPKRDIVGAWKAAARKRKLRFGVSEHLGASHNWYHPSHLYNQTWPENGVAYDGADPRYADLYHPPHNEPYRGSGDTWYTKDPSFHQIWFDRIRDLLDTYEPDLLYSDGGLPFGVVGRSLVAHMYNSSIARGGKLEAVYNCKDLGSGEFHKEWAVQDVERGVLNGINPLPWQTDTSNGDWFYSDGFKYKTTSEVIAMLADIVSKNGNLLLNVVLYPDGSLPPESQLLLEELAPWMAVNAEAIHGTRPWKLFGEGPTEAASGAFQEGAAYTARDIRFTTKGDTLYAITLGEPSGSTEITALAANNPHERRRVRRVEMLGVRGPLKFRQGPAALSIDVPARAATRHASVFKISFA
- a CDS encoding alpha/beta hydrolase; translated protein: MKTVWASKAMAILLAAAAPVAASAKAVIVERIKVHGAALEGNLEGEATDRDVVVYLPPGYAADKARRYPVVYALHGYGLTADGFAGLLQTPRTAESAFAAGAPGMIVVLPDTQTLHNGSMYSSSVTTGDWEGFLTRDLIAYVDAHYRTLPDRRSRGLAGHSMGGYGVARIGMKYPETFGALYIMSPCCLSAREAPPAETAAVVEGVTTREAAARLDFLPRATFAVAAAWSPNPKKPPFYVDLPTSNGVEDRSVLARWAANAPLSMLDQYVFNLRRYQAIAIDVGDRDGLRVDAAALHERMEAFGVRNTFEIYSGDHGSAVASRFQSNVLPFFGRVLHSDGQ